The Pirellulales bacterium genome has a window encoding:
- a CDS encoding DUF1552 domain-containing protein, producing the protein MKHGNSQHLLHATQRQGDLSRRHFLQSLGVCVALPAFESLLPSKLRAAEVITKVAADAAAPSLASTATGAPLRMAFVYFPNGARQDYWWPTVTENSLSSGRAGVPYGSNDFQFGRTMQPLEKLKQHVQVLDGLDHLNATPGPDGAGDHARANGTFLTGVRVRKTAGADIHAGVSVDQVAAVHIGHLTRFPSLELSCEPARKSGNCDSGYSCAYQYNMAWRSPTSPLAPEANPRLVFERLFGAGPPGQRQENYVRRQQQQRSILDFVMDDARSLKRNLTGRDQQKLDDYLTSVREIEQRIESAARFGPPPDPAMDTPAGIPASYEEHLHLMYSMLVLAFQTDSTRIATMIMAHDGSNRPFPELNISAGHHDLSHHHGNEEMLAKVGEIDAWYMKQFAWFLDKLTQTQDVDGQSLLRNSMIVYGCGNADGNRHTHVNLPIVLAGDGGGGLSPGRYVKFNSIPACNLFLSMLDRLGVQGVDRFGDSTGRAQGI; encoded by the coding sequence ATGAAACATGGCAATTCCCAACATCTCTTGCATGCCACGCAACGGCAGGGCGATTTGAGCCGGCGGCACTTCTTGCAAAGTCTGGGTGTGTGTGTGGCGCTGCCCGCGTTTGAATCGTTGCTCCCTTCAAAACTGCGCGCCGCGGAAGTTATTACCAAGGTTGCCGCCGACGCCGCTGCTCCCTCCCTAGCAAGCACAGCAACCGGCGCGCCATTGCGTATGGCTTTTGTGTACTTCCCGAACGGAGCAAGGCAAGATTATTGGTGGCCGACTGTGACAGAAAACAGTCTTTCGTCCGGCCGCGCCGGCGTTCCCTATGGCAGCAATGATTTCCAATTCGGCCGCACGATGCAGCCCCTGGAGAAACTGAAGCAGCATGTGCAGGTACTCGATGGATTGGACCATCTCAATGCGACGCCCGGACCTGACGGCGCCGGCGACCATGCCCGTGCAAACGGCACCTTCTTGACCGGCGTCCGCGTGAGAAAAACCGCTGGCGCCGATATCCATGCTGGCGTCTCTGTCGATCAAGTGGCCGCCGTACATATTGGCCATCTCACAAGATTTCCTTCTTTGGAATTGTCGTGCGAGCCTGCCCGCAAATCCGGGAATTGCGATTCAGGTTACTCCTGTGCCTACCAATACAATATGGCCTGGCGTTCTCCCACTTCGCCGCTAGCCCCTGAAGCCAACCCACGCTTGGTATTTGAACGCTTGTTCGGGGCTGGACCACCGGGCCAACGCCAGGAAAATTACGTGCGTCGACAGCAGCAACAGCGTTCCATTCTTGATTTTGTGATGGACGACGCCCGGTCTTTAAAACGGAATTTGACCGGCCGAGATCAGCAAAAACTGGACGATTATTTGACCAGCGTTCGGGAAATCGAGCAGCGCATTGAAAGTGCCGCGCGATTCGGACCGCCACCCGACCCCGCCATGGACACCCCAGCTGGCATCCCGGCCAGTTATGAGGAACATCTGCACCTGATGTACAGCATGCTGGTGTTAGCTTTTCAAACCGATTCTACCCGCATCGCCACCATGATTATGGCACACGATGGCAGTAACCGTCCGTTCCCGGAACTGAACATCTCCGCGGGTCACCACGACTTATCGCACCATCACGGCAATGAAGAAATGCTGGCAAAGGTTGGTGAAATTGACGCCTGGTACATGAAGCAGTTCGCTTGGTTTTTAGACAAATTGACTCAAACCCAGGATGTCGATGGGCAATCGCTGCTGCGCAATTCGATGATTGTCTACGGCTGTGGCAATGCTGATGGCAACCGTCACACACACGTAAATTTGCCCATCGTGCTGGCTGGCGATGGCGGCGGCGGCTTATCGCCAGGCCGCTATGTGAAGTTCAACTCCATTCCCGCATGTAATTTATTTCTAAGCATGCTGGATCGACTGGGGGTCCAAGGCGTCGATCGCTTCGGCGATTCCACCGGTCGCGCCCAGGGAATTTGA